In Vanrija pseudolonga chromosome 4, complete sequence, a single window of DNA contains:
- the ptr1_1 gene encoding E3 ubiquitin-protein ligase ptr1 codes for MKGRKSTRKVVPPPPDVEALIKRLNDAEDQDLVSILEPVKIWRFPRGDMHAWVPITKKFIGILGNMRDSYGLGAGSSKPAKFQLNDFTPRDKELTLAILHFIRLLMENCTNRKLFDGYEVLGDLLLTNDLDVLEALLYVFLRPLQQYLSQMPTTPELSNILRQRLLALARGWDRFHLAGIDLVAYASNPEPLVLPDDVATLHLQFYPPQDSTAAPSSSPVKATHSALAAPHETPTRPSLGHAKSEQRAALTPLQNKIAQPVLDSSMVTVDLGNVAQTMPNDYLDRLAALAEEYKMDAEEQLAALNKIRLIVLSKDRDTRRKLLTCRLLVLGCYIIFSTQDAVQSNIFLYEPELITQIAELLVPGRDVGDSVVASALVALDSACHHRTEVLTSINANVNHGIIMTLLRSVVTKLNNGDAVSNDIVDALLSLITYIISLPFHSNLIVGAGLIPLLLEMLQTKGERRSQYIPRITTLIDQGVYHHPPALQAFTNADGVNVLVSRIKDEVKTVIEQPPPIDPTGLVNADSLIAFTTNPLKAELRSLYRMLQSTGGADGFRNVVDTDLPKSLKRIFTNSDQFGLRNFGLAINIMSTIIHNEPTSLSILQEMQLPQTLYAELEKKMPEPFEIVYVMPNAIGAICLNAAGLKETLDHFDVIANIPRVAISWTSDDVSEREHVTSIGAALDELVRHHPALRAKVLESVTALLRETIEDGKNFKPSAKRANEYAVDLSETTSDEAMDVESVDNKETLNNNKPLTRLTNTVKLLSGLLRNAAMCREFIKDGGVELVLSIAALPCIPVKFSATEAAFAIPSLLRVMGDQEHLTLTERLVKTVHQELEALPELWKDPASARATWEGLATGDTPTGQAHLFRKAAGLAMIVSFFADFLSLNFGSQRSGTALIKTLGVSSGSSFIPDLGLLHRVCLQEHVIFKDLVPDTSSEPATPAQPNPTSPVVPAAADASGAAAQPAAVSLEVSTTTQTGESSTQTVGPAATAEADKANKTPTRAETVQTLVTRMHATLTKFFRVSVRLIFNKRVPESSHKAEAGPLALAISDIIIGHLQCSTEVPQKALAIDTAALGLATMLLFDERGVDGHLATTLFIPFDKKGGMTELLDNAKRIIAAMDAIPLTEGDETRTKEQTKHYNQAVSGVRIAFSVLSSFSSPRSLVESPQTHIIEQRELSLPSRKRFSAINTFVRLRLDIFPIAQHFWNAPWLHTLPLPVLRIGVATFLELMAGKGEEMEVTLAAPQIPSEPVTRQPTVRQVVANPAMVQQLVDMGFGRSAAERALIRGRNNVTAATELILTHPHLFPMDEPEPAEPAAAAPAEAPATDAAPAEPAAAEAPAADAEVSTPPEQIASGSAPAAQPSTDASPEDKESKEVEMEDDSAPSPSATWERQREELDSLRTKSKPEVPKRALQLLDEVEDLVFDLLTAFPSGVEGATFIINSVDSAVKEVANTHRDQVIAARLRLLSVFARGGTPIDLPVEDSKRAFAILMSLSVETDPRPKWLPAYLLAAESILLMTYTVSEAKLGDAPTSDVVRTADFGDAPAQLLTTSLKTLTAKDLTRDEIMSCMRLVVVLTRHNAAEVGADVVRPILSNFIKPNKNLAGCQPYLAMVTRHAFDSLDTLRDVMRREIREWMTPTRNKVTDVNHFARQLRQMAYRDSGSFLNAVEDECSLVDPGPVQSVYHIRSKREEKKAEETKGDSSTPAQAPASSSDPFQRSGADSFESHPVMDYLVSELGTALRTIQQEEAAKKTAADSSEPKSSEAETDAYAYAGLVLSVITELVGSYFSAKKAFMSAVRHGALYGHGKGKSGIAVVLNDLVCSATLADVQDKTSGTNNAAAARRLTLSSWSTSLIVALCANIVGTTDLKDIPEDLIIVRKLVLDSVSKAFKDTYSSTPDPNVRYGRLWALGELVYRLLTSRSSVVPRQGDESSLHIAKTMLEKSFVGLMTSSLSEVDLNYPDVRNVLVSLLKALEHLTKISIKWGKTESKKREGSAEVESDDDDETTSEEASDIDMSDEEDTDGPDLYRNSALGILGGDIDIDDDGDDDDDEMDDEDELMEAFGDEIDDVMDDDDGTEPSDDEDEDDERDMEGDWSTEDEGEEHDEDDHVIEDDVELHDMDHDAEVAWDHDDMPEDEMEEFDSEGEDVVDGFMEDEFRNGLDMEEEDELEDFDDDELGFDNIDAMEGMVGGAASGIPNGAGDNSGHWGWQEPAARPSDLSRRSRLMGRRFRAISELTLAEVDGAASSLFGLPSRSTADYTQHPLLAGSRGQAVPGRSPHNPFGNLSSLNDLIASIEGLGGPQAVQFLESVVNQSRHAGAEAIRVDLAQRHDGGFGLSIGGRSFSVPPPSHRQLPATAEEIQSEYKPRPTLQRWLEEQNSFPYASPEQLARLVIHLINRLLPAARKAAEEEAERRRLAEAKEAELAAKKREDEQALAASVNLPESRPLTAVQLDDDEDDEDDDEDEDVDVDMETDEDDEEGDEDDEAAHDGPRITVTVHGEEVDITDTGIDPEFLNALPDDMRADVIEQHRREQSRLTRPAANEPASTSQINPEFLDALPPDIRAEVIMQETMETARRNQQAAQAAQAAAAAQAAAAAQQQRINLGGPLGAGGLPLPVGGGPLFDLEPELRNVLNSNDLFNIFSRGVAGANPLGPGASSGSKPKRDAIQLLERPGVASLVRLLFFPEAIRKGYLLRTLVNLCENSKTRADLLNLLLSIVQDGSGDLPAVDRSFQQMSLRGLSTPKATQTPKGKAVETPAVAQPATAGLFSHLQSDHIPTFIAQRCFEALSFIVGANSQAVTYFLTEHEQPVGLKKLAAKKGKGKEKYLPQTKFPIVILIGLLDRPTMLKTPGMMESLTSLLAAITKPLASLQVPSATTDAEGAPKAIEGASTPAVPPTVQDADGTATAAPAAAEAASSFAVVPTAPVTDKTLKAPVIPPAVLRLVVNCLTIGDCSSRTFTHTLIVLQNLSCIPDAKGIIVSELCSRSQALGVTIQDELRELGTVLANKDQELDSVTLTKFSPASSSQAQLLRLLKTIDYLYNPKAGEPKEQEKDDERQAREIFSSFDFAPMWKQLSDCLTLAEARESTDQIAAVLLPLVEALMVVCKHTRPAQAQDVVMSPMLSPTTPPPNDLFLSFTTTHRKVLNAIVRNNPSLMSGSFSLLVANPRVLEFDNKRNWFFLKLKRKREQLAYQSIHLNVRRQYVLEDSYRALVHRGGDEFKFGKINVRFINEDGVDAGGVTREWYSVLAQQIFDPDVALFEPCAADKQTYQPNKHSSQAVDNHLSWFKFVGRIIGKAIYDGRLLDAYFSRAFYKQILGRSVDMRDLESIDPEYHKSLQWMLDNDITGVIDQEFTIEDDSFGEKKVVELKEGGAKIEVTEENKEEYIRLLCAYRLENSTKDQMNAFLSGFYEVIPRQLIQIFEPDQLELLISGITTIDVDELKNSTQMSGWKGSDPEISWFWRAVRSFSQEERSRFLMFVTSSSRVPLGGFSQLQGSSGTQPFQIQRLYGKEGILPQASTCFNLLLLPKYASYEQLREKLLFAVTETSGFGKA; via the exons ATGAAGGGGCGCAAGTCTACCCGCAAGGTGGTGCCTCCA CCACCCGACGTCGAAGCCCTTATCAAGCGCCTCAACGATGCCGAGGACCAGGACCTCGTCTCCATCCTTGAGCCGGTCAAGATCTGGCGCTTCCCCCGCGGCGACATGCACGCCTGGGTGCCCATCACCAAGAAGTTCATCGGCATCCTCGGCAACATGCGCGACAGCTatgggctcggcgctggcagcTCCAAGCCTGCCAAGTTCCAGCTCAACGACTTCACTCCTCGCGACAAGGAGTTGACGCTTGCTATCCTGCACTTTATCCGTCTTCTGATGGAGAACTGCACCAACCGCAAGCTCTTTGACGGCTATGAG GTtctcggcgacctcctcctcaccaacGACCTCGATGTtctcgaggcgctgctctACGTCTTCCTGAGACCGCTGCAGCAGTATCTGTCGcagatgccgacgacgccggaGCTTAGCAACATTCTCCGCCAGCgtcttctcgcgctcgccagaGGATGGGACAGGTTCCACCTCGCCGGGATCGACCTGGTCGCGTACGCTTCGAACCCGGAGCCCCTCGTTCTTCCCGACGATGTCGCCACCCTCCACTTGCAGTTTTACCCGCCGCAGGACTCGACTGCCGcccccagctcgtcgccagtcAAGGCCACGcactcggcgctggcggcaccGCACGAGACCCCGACTAGACCATCGCTTGGGCACGCCAAGTctgagcagcgcgccgcgttGACGCCACTGCAGAACAAGATCGCCCAACCGGTGCTCGACAGCTCCATGGTGACAGTTGACCTTGGCAACGTTGCTCAGACGATGCCGAACGACTACCTCGACCGTctggccgcgctcgctgagGAGTACAAgatggacgccgaggagcagctcgcggcgctcaacaaGATCCGCTTAATAGTCCTGTCCAAGGACCGCGACACTCGCCGCAAGCTCCTCACATGCCGTCTCCTCGTGCTTGGGTGCTACA TCATCTTCTCCACCCAGGACGCTGTCCAGTCGAACATCTTCCTGTacgagcccgagctcatCACGCagatcgccgagctccttgtccCCGGTCGTGACGTAGGGGACAGCGTCGTGGCGTCCGCTCTCGTGGCACTGGACTCGGCGTGCCACCACCGCACTGAGGTTCTCACCTCCATCAACGCCAACGTGAACCACGGCATTATCATGACTCTGCTCCGCAGCGTCGTCACCAAGCTCAACAACGGCGATGCGGTGTCCAACGATATCGTGGACGCCCTTCTCAGCCTGATCACCTACATCATCAGCCTGCCGTTCCACAGCAACTTGATCGTTGGCGCTGGCCTCATCCCCCTGCTTCTGGAGATGCTGCAGACCAAGGGCGAGCGCAGGTCACAGTACATCCCTCGTATCACCACGCTCATTGACCAGGGTGTGTACCACCACCCCCCTGCGCTTCAGGCGTTCACCAATGCCGACGGTGTCAACGTTCTCGTCAGCCGcatcaaggacgaggtcaaAACTGTCATTGAGCAGCCCCCGCCCATCGACCCAACTGGTCTCGTCAACGCCGACTCGCTGATTGCGTTCACCACCAATcccctcaaggccgagctgagGTCCCTGTACCGCATGCTCCAGAGcactggcggcgccgacggcttccgcaacgtcgtcgacactGACCTCCCCAAGTCCCTTAAGCGCATCTTCACCAACTCTGACCAGTTTGGGCTCCGCAATTTTGGTCTGGCTATCAACATCATGTCGACCATCATCCACAACGAGCCAACGTCGCTCAGTATCCTCCAGGAGATGCAGCTCCCGCAAACTCTCTATGCtgagctcgagaagaagaTGCCTGAGCCGTTCGAGATCGTCTATGTCATGCCGAACGCTATCGGTGCGATCTGTCTCAACGCGGCGGGCCTCAAGGAGACTCTCGATCACTTTGATGTTATCGCCAATATCCCAAGGGTCGCCATCTCGTGGACGTCGGACGACGTCTCGGAGCGTGAGCACGTCACGTCGATTGGTGCCgcgcttgacgagctcgtccggCACCACCCCGCCCTTCGCGCCAAGGTCCTCGAGTCGGTTACTGCGCTCCTTCGCGAGACCATTGAAGACGGCAAGAACTTCAAGCCATCCGCAAAGAGGGCAAACGAGTACGCCGTCGATCTGTCCGAGACCACATCGGATGAGGCCATGgacgtcgagtcggtcgacAACAAGGAAACATtgaacaacaacaagcccCTTACGCGGCTGACCAACACCGTCAAGCTCCTCAGCGGCCTCCTGCGCAACGCTGCCATGTGCCGTGAATTCATCAAGGACGGCGGTGTGGAGCTCGTGCTGAGCATCGCGGCCTTGCCCTGCATCCCCGTCAAGTTCTCCGCGACCGAGGCTGCTTTCGCTATCCCCAGCCTCCTCCGTGTCATGGGTGACCAGGAGCACCTCACGCTCACCGAGCGCCTGGTCAAGACTGTTCaccaggagctcgaggctcTTCCCGAGCTGTGGAAGGACCCCGCTTCGGCCCGCGCGACTTGGGAGGGTCTTGCCACCGGAGACACTCCCACTGGGCAGGCTCATCTGTTCCGCAAGGCAGCGGGCCTCGCCATGATCGTGTCCTTCTTCGCAGACTTCCTGAGCCTGAACTTTGGCAGCCAGCGGAGCGGTACAGCTCTCATCAAGACTCTCGGTGTCAGCTCCGGGTCGTCGTTCATTCCCGACCTGGGTCTCCTCCACCGGGTCTGCCTTCAGGAGCACGTCATCTTCAAGGATCTCGTCCCCGACACGTCCTCCGAGCCGGCGACCCCTGCCCAGCCCAATCCGACGTCGCCAGTCGTACCTGCTGCCGCAGATGCTTCTGGGGCTGCTGCCCAGCCAGCTGCGGTGTCTCTTGAGGTGTCGACTACCACTCAGACTGGCGAGAGCAGTACCCAGACCGTGGGTCCTGCCGCAACCGCGGAAGCCGACAAGGCCAATAAGACCCCTACGAGAGCCGAGACGGTCCAGACTCTGGTGACCCGTATGCACGCGACTCTGACCAAGTTCTTCAGGG TTTCTGTTCGCCTGATCTTCAACAAGCGCGTCCCGGAGAGTTCTCACAAGGCTGAGGCTGggccactcgccctcgccatctcCGATATCATCATCGGTCACCTCCAGT GTTCTACCGAAGTCCCGCAGAAGGCCTTGGCTATCGACACTGCGGCTCTCGGCCTGGCGACCATGCTCCTGTTTGATG AGCGCGGTGTCGACGGCCATCTTGCCACGACATTGTTCATTCCGTTCGACAAGAAGGGCGGCATGACGGAGCTGTTGGACAATGCGAAGCgcatcatcgccgccatGGATGCCATTCCTCTGACCGAGGGGGACGAGACACGTACCAAGGAGCAGACCAAGCACTACAACCAGGCGGTCAGCGGTGTCCGCATTGCCTTCTCCGTTCTTTCATCGTTCTCGTctccccgctcgctcgttgAGAGCCCGCAAACACACATCATCGAGCAGCGCGAACTCTCCCTCCCGAGTCGAAAGCGCTTCTCGGCCATCAACACCTTTGTCCGCTTGCGCCTCGACATCTTCCCAATCGCGCAGCATTTCTGGAATGCGCCATGGCTGCACACTTTACCTCTGCCTGTGCTACGAATCGGTGTGGCGACGTTCCTGGAGCTCATGGCCGGCAAGGGAGAAGAGATGGAGGTTACATTGGCCGCGCCTCAGATTCCCTCTGAGCCCGTTACTCGTCAGCCCACAGTGAGGCAGGTCGTCGCCAACCCGGCGATGGTTCaacagctcgtcgacatggGCTTTGGTcggagcgcggcggagcgcgctCTTATCAGAGGCAGAAACAACGTCACCGCGGCGACTGAGTTGATCCTCACGCACCCGCACTTGTTCCCGATGGACGAGCCTGAACCGGCAGAGCCTGCAGCGgctgcccccgccgaggCCCCGGCAACGGACGCCGCTCCGGCAGagccggctgctgctgaggccCCAGCCGCAGATGCGGAAGTCTCAACACCGCCGGAGCAAATTGCTTCTGGCTCTGCCCCGGCGGCCCAGCCCTCCACCGACGCGTCGCCAGAGGACAAGGAGTCTAAGGAAGTCGAGATGGAGGACGACTCAGCGCCCAGCCCCAGCGCCACCTGGGAGAGGCAGCGTGAGGAGCTCGACAGCCTGCGTACCAAGAGCAAGCCCGAGGTTCCCAAGCGCGCTTTGCaactgctcgacgaggtggaggatCTTGTTTTCGACCTCCTCACTGCATTCCCGtccggcgtcgagggtgcGACCTTCATCATCAACAGTGTCGACTCGGCAGTCAAGGAGGTCGCCAACACGCATCGCGACCAGGTCATTGCTGCTCGCCTTCGTCTGCTTTCCGTCTTTGCTCGTGGAGGCACGCCCATTGATCTCCCGGTTGAGGACAGCAAACGAGCATTCGCCATTCTCATGTCTCTGTCGGTCGAGACTGACCCTCGCCCCAAGTGGCTCCCGGCGTatctcctcgccgccgagtcaATCTTACTCATGACATACACAGTGTCCGAGGCCAAGCTGGGCGACGCGCCTACTAGCGACGTTGTCCGCACCGCCGACTTTGGGGACGCACCGGCTCAGCTGTTGACGACCTCCCTCAAGACCCTGACGGCAAAGGACCTTACTCGCGACGAAATCATGTCCTGCATGCGCCTTGTTGTTGTCCTCACCCGCCACAACGcagccgaggtcggcgcggaTGTTGTTCGCCCAATCCTGAGCAACTTCATCAAGCCAAACAAGAACTTGGCCGGCTGCCAGCCGTACCTCGCCATGGTTACGCGCCATGCGTTTGACAgcctcgacacgctgcgcGACGTCATGCGCCGTGAGATCCGCGAGTGGATGACGCCGACTAGAAACAAGGTCACCGACGTAAACCACTTTGCTCGTCAGCTTCGCCAGATGGCTTACCGCGACTCTGGATCCTTCCTGAacgccgtcgaggatgaATGCTCGCTTGTCGACCCTGGACCAGTGCAATCGGTCTACCACATCCGTTCCAAGCgagaggagaagaaggccgaggagaccaAGGGCGACAGTTCCACTCCCGCCCAAGCCCCGGCCTCATCTTCTGATCCCTTCCAGCGCTCGGGGGCAGACTCGTTTGAGAGCCACCCTGTCATGGACTACCTCGTCTCCGAGCTCGGAACAGCCTTGCGCACCATCCAGCAGGAGGAAGCGGCCAAGAAGACTGCCGCCGATTCCTCGGAACCCAAGTCGTCGGAGGCCGAGACGGATGCCTACGCCTACGCAGGCTTAGTGCTCTCGGTTATCACGGAGCTCGTTGGCTCTTACTTctcggccaagaaggccttCATGTCTGCAGTGCGCCACGGCGCTCTGTATGGCCACGGCAAGGGCAAATCTGgcatcgccgtcgtgctcaaCGACCTTGTCTGCTCGGCTACCCTGGCCGATGTACAGGACAAGACCAGCGGCACCAAcaacgctgctgctgctcggcgtctCACTctgtcgagctggtcgacctCGCTGATTGTCGCTCTGTGTGCCAACATTGTTGGCACAACCGACCTCAAAGACATACCCGAGGACCTCATCATCGTGCGAAAGCTTGTGCTCGACAGCGTCTCCAAGGCATTCAAGGACACGTACTCGTCAACACCCGACCCCAACGTCAGATACGGCAGACTTTGGGCTCTTGGAGAGCTTGTCTACCGACTGctcacctcgcgctcgtctgTCGTTCCCCGCCAGGGCGATGAGTCGAGCCTCCATATCGCCAAGACGATGCTGGAGAAGAGCTTTGTCGGCCTCATGACCTCTTCGCTTtccgaggtcgacctcaACTACCCCGATGTCCGTAACGTTCTCGTGTCGCTCCTCAAGGCCCTGGAGCACCTCACCAAGATCTCGATCAAGTGGGGCAAGACGGAGAGCAAGAAGCGGGAGGGTAGCGCCGAAGTCGAGtctgacgacgatgacgagacTACTTCGGAGGAGGCCTCTGACATTGACATgtccgacgaggaagacacCGATGGCCCGGATCTGTACCGCAACTCTGCCCTTGGCATTCTTGGCGGCGacatcgacatcgacgacgatggagatgacgacgacgacgagatggatGACGAAGACGAGCTGATGGAGGCCTTTggcgacgagatcgacgaTGTcatggacgacgatgacggcaCTGAGCCGTCTGACGATGAGGATGAAGATGACGAGCGTGACATGGAAGGCGACTGG TCTACGGAAGACGAAGGAGaagagcacgacgaggatgaccaTGTCATTGAAGACGATGTTGAACTCCATGACATGGACCATGATGCTGAAGTGGCTTGGGAC CACGACGACatgcccgaggacgagatggaggagtTTGACTCTGAAGGCGAGGACGTTGTGGATGGCTTCATGGAGGATG AATTCCGCAACGGTCTCGACAtggaagaggaggacgaacTCGAGGATTTCGATGATGACGAGCTTGG CTTTGACAACATCGATGCAATGGAGGGCATGGTTGGCGGTGCCGCCTCTGGCATTcccaacggcgccggcgacaacTCTGGTCACTGGGGATGGCAGGAGCCGGCCGCTCGTCCTTCGGACCtgtcgcgccgctcgcgtcTCATGGGTAGGCGCTTCCGAGCCATTTCAGAGCTAACTCTCGCAgaagtcgacggcgcggctTCGTCATTGTTCGGGCTCCCGTCCCGCAGCACGGCAGACTACACCCAGCACCCGCTGTTAGCTGGTTCTCGCGGACAGGCAGTTCCCGGCCGTTCGCCCCACAACCCCTTTGGCAACCTGTCCAGCTTGAACGATCTCATTGCGTCCATcgagggccttggcggccCCCAGGCCGTACAGTTCCTCGAGAGTGTTGTCAACCAGAGCCGtcacgctggcgccgaggcgattCGTGTCGACCTTGCGCAGCGCCACGACGGTGGCTTTGGCCTTTCTATTGGAGGGCGCTCCTTCAGTGTCCCTCCCCCATCGCACCGCCAGCTACCTGCCACGGCCGAGGAGATTCAGTCCGAGTACAAGCCTCGCCCTACTCTTCAGCGTTGGCTCGAGGAGCAGAACAGTTTTCCCTACGCGTCGCCCGAGCAGCTGGCACGTCTGGTTATTCACCTCATCAACCGCCTCCTCCCGGCTGctcgcaaggccgccgaggaggaggctgaaCGCCGGCGACTTGCTGAAGCCAAGGAGGCTGAACTggccgccaagaagcgcgAAGACGAGCAGGCCTTAGCGGCCTCGGTCAACCTCCCTGAGTCGCGCCCTCTCACCGCGGTTCAGCTCGACGatgatgaagacgacgaggatgatgacgaggacgaggacgtcgacgtcgacatgg AAaccgacgaggatgacgaagagggtgatgaggacgacgaggccgctcATGACGGCCCTCGCATCACGGTCACCGTTCACGGCGAAGAGGTCGACATCACAGACACTGGTATCGACCCCGAATTCCTCAACGCGCTTCCCGATGACATGCGCGCCGACGTTATCGAGCAGCACAGACGCGAGCAGAGCCGCCTCACACGCCCAGCCGCCAACGAGCCCGCGTCCACGTCTCAGATCAACCCCGAGTTCCTCGACGCTCTGCCGCCCGACATTCGTGCCGAGGTCATCATGCAGGAGACCATGGAGACAGCACGTCGCAACCAGCAGGCGGCCCAGGCCGCTcaggctgctgcggctgcccaggctgccgctgcggcccaGCAGCAGAGAATCAACCTTGGTGGCCCTCTGGGTGCCGGCGGTCTGCCTCTGCCTGTCGGTGGTGGGCCTCTGTTCGATCTTGAACCTGAGCTCCGCAACGTCCTCAACAGCAATGACCTGTTCAACATCTTCTCTAGGGGTGTCGCTGGCGCTAATCCCCTCGGCCCTGGTGCGTCATCCGGCAGCAAGCCCAAGCGCGACGCCATTCAACTCCTCGAGAGACCAGGCGTGGCCTCCCTCGTTCGTCTCCTGTTCTTCCCCGAGGCAATCCGCAAGGGCTATCTTCTCCGTACCCTCGTCAACCTGTGCGAGAACTCCAAGACCCGCGCAGACCTTCTCAACCTGCTCCTGTCCATTGTTCAAGATGGATCAGGCGACCTTCCTGCTGTCGACCGCAGCTTCCAGCAGATGTCGCTCCGTGGTCTGTCGACACCAAAGGCTACGCAGACCccgaagggcaaggccgtcGAGACGCCCGCGGTGGCACAGCCGGCAACTGCTGGCCTGTTCAGCCACCTGCAGAGCGATCACATTCCGACCTTTATCGCCCAGCGCTGCTTCGAAGCGCTGTCGTTCATTGTTGGTGCCAACTCCCAGGCAGTTACCTACTTCCTCACGGAGCATGAGCAGCCTGTTGGACTCAAGAAGCTGGCGGCGAAGAaaggcaagggcaaggagaagtACCTCCCTCAGACCAAGTTCCCCATCGTCATTCTCATCGGTCTTCTCGACCGCCCCACCATGCTCAAGACGCCAGGTATGATGGAGTCGCTCACCAGCCTTCTCGCGGCGATCACCAAGCCTCTCGCCAGTCTCCAGGTGCCATCGGCTACTACCGACGCGGAGGGTGCGCCCAAGGCCATCGAGGGTGCCTCTACTCCTGCTGTACCGCCCACTGTTCAGGATGCCGACGGCACCGCGACTGCTGCGCCAGCCGCGGCTGAGGCCGCTTCGTCATTTGCGGTTGTTCCCACCGCACCTGTGACCGACAAGACGCTCAAGGCGCCCGTCATTCCGCCCGCGGttctgcgcctcgtcgtcaactGCCTTACCATCGGCGACTGCTCGAGCCGCACCTTCACCCACACCCTCATCGTCCTGCAGAACCTCTCGTGCATTCCTGATGCCAAGGGCATCATCGTTTCCGAGTtatgctcgcgctcgcaggCCCTTGGCGTCACCATCCAGGACGAGCTCCGAGAGCTCGGCACAGTGCTGGCCAACAAGGACCAGGAACTCGACAGCGTCACTCTCACCAAGTTCTCCCCTGCCAGCTCATCTCAAGCGCAGCTCCTCCGCCTGCTCAAGACCATCGACTACCTCTACAACCCCAAGGCTGGCGAGCCCAAGGagcaggagaaggacgatgagcgccaggcgcgcgagATCTTCTCGTCGTTCGACTTTGCGCCCATGTGGAAGCAGCTCAGCGACTGCCTTACGCTTGCCGAGGCTCGCGAGAGCACTGACCAGATCGCCGCTGTGCTTCTGCCCTTGGTCGAGGCTCTCATGGTCGTCTGCAAGCACACTCGTCCTGCCCAGGCGCAGGACGTTGTCATGTCACCCATGCTGTCGCCCACGACCCCGCCACCCAACGACCTTTTCCTCTCGTTCACCACGACCCACCGCAAGGTCCTGAACGCGATTGTTCGCAACAACCCGTCGTTGATGAGCGGCTCCTTCTCGCTGCTCGTGGCCAACCCCCGCGTGCTCGAGTTTGACAACAAGCGCAATTGGTTCTtcctcaagctcaagcgcaagcgcgagcagctggcgTACCAGAGCATCCACCTCAACGTGCGCCGTCAGTACGTTCTCGAGGACTCGTACCGCGCTCTGGtccaccgcggcggcgacgagttcAAGTTTGGCAAGATCAACGTCCGGTTCATCAACGAGGACGGAGTGGACGCTGGTGGTGTCACTCGCGAGTGGTACAGtgtgctcgcgcagcagatCTTTGACCCCGACGTGGCTCTCTTCGagccctgcgccgccgacaagcagACGTACCAGCCGAACAAGCACTCGTCGCAGGCCGTTGACAACCATCTCTCGTGGTTCAAATTTGTCGGACGCATTATCGGCAAGGCGATCTACGATGGACGTCTTCTCGACGCCTACTTTAGCCGCGCATTCTACAAGCAGATCCTTGGCCGGTCTGTTGACAtgcgcgacctcgagtcgATCGACCCCGAGTACCACAAGTCGCTTCAGTGGATGCTGGACAACGACATTACCGGTGTCATTGACCAAGAGTTTACAATCGAGGACGACTCGTTTGGCGAGAAGAAGGttgtcgagctcaaggagggcggcgccaaGATCGAGGTCACCGAGGAGAACAAGGAGGAGTACATCCGCCTGCTCTGCGCCTACCGCCTCGAGAACTCGACCAAGGACCAGATGAACGCGTTCCTGTCTGGATTCTACGA GGTTATTCCTCGCCAGCTTATCCAGATCTTTGAGcccgaccagctcgagctgctcatCTCGGGCATCACGACCAtcgacgttgacgagctcaagaaCTCGACCCAGATGAGCGGTTGGAAGGGCAGCGACCCCGAGATCTCGTGGTTctggcgcgccgtccgcAGCTTCTCGCAGGAGGAGCGCTCGCGTTTCCTCATGTtcgtcacgtcgtcgtcgcgtgtGCCGCTCGGTGGCTTTAGCCAGCTGCAGGGCAGCTCTGGCACCCAACCGTTCCAGATCCAGCGC CTCtacggcaaggagggcatcCTCCCCCAGGCGTCGACGTGCTTCAACCTCCTGTTACTGCCCAAGTACGCGTCGtacgagcagctgcgcgagaaGCTCCTGTTCGCGGTCACCGAGACGAGCGGCTTTGGCAAGGCATAA